A stretch of Bacteroidota bacterium DNA encodes these proteins:
- a CDS encoding sodium:solute symporter, whose amino-acid sequence MAALDWIILLIFFVCLMGIVFWVLKRKKDDTSDYFLSGRSETWLAVGAAIFAANIGSEHLVGLAGAGAESGMAMAHWEMQGWMILILGWVFVPFYAHSRVFTMPEFLKLRFNKSTSSTLSVITLISYVLTKVSVTAFTGGIFLQSVMGIDFWYGAIGLVLLTGIFTVLGGMKGIMTISVVQAPILIAGAITILILGLLKAGGGCLLDGWQAVVKFAGNNIHLIHPKGDPLYDNFPGVSVFFGASIIGFWYWCTDQHIVQRALASKNLNNARKGTIFAGFLKILPVFMFLIPGMIAAALRAKGILLFSDNNEAYGSLVGYLLPMGIKGIVVVGFIAALMTSLAAHFNSSATLFTIDFYKNYHPTASEHRLVWIGRVATVTVVLLGLIWIPIMKTLGSVLYEYLQKVQSLIAPAIAAVFLMGVFNRKITPKAGQWGLLIGFLIGMFRLGLMIFDPGTHYNAATQKLITDPALRYGLFKILDLNWIHFCIILFFLTMAIMAVISMFTKRAGEEQLKGLTYFSQTPEQRAETKNSWSKWDVLTSLVVVAFCIGFYIYFW is encoded by the coding sequence ATGGCAGCTCTGGATTGGATTATTCTTTTAATATTTTTTGTTTGCCTCATGGGCATTGTATTTTGGGTATTAAAACGCAAAAAAGACGATACGAGTGACTATTTCCTTTCAGGTAGAAGCGAAACCTGGCTGGCAGTGGGCGCTGCAATTTTTGCAGCAAATATAGGCTCCGAGCACCTTGTTGGTTTGGCCGGAGCGGGGGCTGAAAGCGGTATGGCGATGGCCCACTGGGAAATGCAGGGCTGGATGATACTGATTCTCGGCTGGGTGTTTGTTCCCTTTTATGCCCATAGCCGGGTATTTACCATGCCGGAGTTCCTTAAATTACGTTTCAATAAAAGTACAAGCTCTACCCTTTCGGTCATTACCCTGATTAGTTATGTATTGACCAAGGTTTCTGTCACGGCTTTCACCGGCGGAATTTTCCTTCAGTCGGTGATGGGCATTGATTTTTGGTACGGAGCAATTGGACTTGTGCTTCTTACAGGGATATTTACTGTACTTGGGGGAATGAAAGGTATTATGACCATTTCTGTAGTTCAGGCACCCATCCTTATTGCAGGCGCAATTACCATTCTTATTCTGGGACTTCTTAAAGCGGGAGGCGGGTGCTTGCTTGACGGATGGCAGGCAGTCGTAAAATTTGCTGGGAATAATATACATTTGATTCATCCTAAGGGTGATCCTTTATATGATAATTTCCCCGGTGTTAGTGTATTTTTCGGAGCTTCAATTATCGGTTTCTGGTATTGGTGCACCGACCAGCATATTGTTCAACGGGCACTTGCTTCAAAAAATCTCAATAATGCACGCAAAGGAACTATTTTTGCCGGTTTTCTTAAGATTTTGCCGGTATTTATGTTTTTGATTCCGGGTATGATTGCTGCTGCTTTAAGGGCAAAAGGTATTTTACTTTTCAGTGATAATAACGAAGCCTATGGAAGCCTTGTCGGTTATCTTTTGCCCATGGGCATTAAAGGAATTGTAGTCGTTGGTTTTATTGCTGCTTTAATGACATCACTGGCTGCACATTTTAATTCTTCGGCCACGCTTTTCACCATCGACTTTTATAAAAACTATCATCCCACTGCCAGCGAGCACCGCCTGGTTTGGATCGGACGGGTTGCAACCGTTACCGTAGTGCTTTTGGGACTGATATGGATTCCCATCATGAAAACCTTAGGCAGTGTGCTTTATGAATATCTTCAGAAAGTGCAGTCATTGATTGCCCCGGCCATTGCTGCCGTGTTCCTTATGGGCGTATTTAACCGTAAAATCACGCCTAAGGCCGGCCAATGGGGATTACTTATTGGTTTTTTGATAGGAATGTTTCGCTTAGGCTTAATGATTTTTGATCCGGGAACACATTATAATGCTGCAACTCAAAAATTGATTACTGATCCTGCCCTGAGATACGGACTATTCAAAATACTCGATTTAAACTGGATACATTTTTGTATTATCCTGTTTTTCCTCACTATGGCTATTATGGCTGTAATCAGTATGTTTACAAAAAGAGCCGGTGAAGAGCAGCTGAAGGGGCTCACTTATTTCTCGCAAACTCCGGAACAAAGGGCGGAAACCAAAAACAGCTGGAGTAAATGGGATGTGTTGACCTCACTTGTTGTAGTGGCCTTTTGTATTGGGTTTTATATTTATTTCTGGTGA